Genomic segment of Corythoichthys intestinalis isolate RoL2023-P3 chromosome 7, ASM3026506v1, whole genome shotgun sequence:
aactccgcttatgagactacttttcattgggtCAAAGtgttttgtcagtgttttcccgtgataagatatacttaaatatctgcagaaacgcgaggggtgtactcacttttgtgatacactgtatttgtaGATTACAAAAACACATGTGAAACTCACAGATATATTTGTGGATCTCGAAAATACATATGAAAATCTTGGTAATATTTGTGCATCTACAAAAGATAAGATATAggcttggtaagatataggctgttattattttcatgattagaagatgcaggcatttgcaaataattttatgtttttgtctatctgatgacattgtttaaaaaaataataatcagacttcatgttcattttggcagatccggcagctctcgtgcatgtaaaataataatataaaaacattggggggaaagaaggagatgagtcgttgacggctttcttcactttattgtggcaaaaacaaaataatagcggactgccttcacattcgaccgcaaagttttgcttctcgctcatctccgcctcacctcgtactaccagctactactacttccagTCCCGGCGTCTCTTCaacggattgtgcatagtgtcttgttatgagctttttgttgacaaaggtatcgaacacacgacgtgctgacaactttgtttctttattaacacatggagctaacagtacaaacACTGCTtgaaggaagtggcgtctaatggcgtgaggaaatgtagttttttcacacaagcgaacagactacaaagcaccacttcagtgttgtcccgagactacatttcccatgattcactgtgtgacttgagccgctcgctgattcgctgcgcgattgactcaatgccaacacgcttGTTCGTcagctgtcagcggctctcgtacaACACCAACTAGAATGCTATCGAgcaatcaccgtgaaagaaatgcCGAACCATACAAATGCAattcaatgcttgaagcatgaaggtggaaatgcatactacaaatacaaataaatgtgcacaaactcaccggcggtgtgtgtctcttacggcaacgtgaccgtgaattaccgcaacGCTGACCCGCTTATTTGCACATCTACacgcctttcccgattgacagtggattaaccctttcggacaagatcgtagatgacgcacaacttaaacacgcttaacctagcgaacgcaacaacaactatgatcggggattgccacgagttggctttcggctaacgtcgctagcttatactgtacattccacagcagttggcagctctgctttgacaaagtcattagtcatctatccaaaaatcacacttaccttttggcaaatccttgatcataagcagaccggttaaggaagcaggcatcttcgaagtgtttgtagcagagaacacgactcgctgatggcgtgaaattcatttgcttcgtgagaacgaaagatgtccatttacgtgctcaTCTATCGTTTGGCCACACAAACAACTTTTCGttagagtgagaacaaaacatcgccacacaccgccgcggcatcttaccgagaaacaatgcaacaaacaatactgttctatggcggacttccctcgcacttctaggtgtgacgtcatttccgaagattgccgaagaaaagcattttcgttgtcaagggcgttgctatgagttaaacaaagaatctggaagggttgcgttaaaaaaataacgaaaatatgcttagaattgtttagccattgatattattcaaaaacatggttggccaaccttacttcacatttccgctttaatgTTTGACAATGCCACAGCATGGTACACATAGTATGCGTTACATGATACACAGAACACAAAGCGCTAGCTAAACATGACGACAAGGCTCCTATTAAAAGCTATCTTCATGACGTACGTTTTCAAGCTTGTTATGAAACCGatatcaactcattggctgtcactggccGATGAGTTatgaatagggttgttccgatcatgtttttttgctcccgatccgatcgttttagtttgagtatctgcctattccgatatttcccgatccgattgctttttttttttgctcccgattcaattccaatcactcccgataatttttcccgatcatatacattttggcaatgcattaagaaaaaaatgaataaaactcggacgaatatatacattcaacatacagtacataagtactgtatttgtttattatgacaataaatcctcaagatggcatttacattattaacattctttctgtgagagggatccacggataaagacttgtgactttgtatattgtgactagatattgccatctagtgtatttgttgagctttcagtaaatgatactgtagccatgcccaaatgcatgatgggaagtgcacccacgactgtgcgtagtggtaccaattgatatgtcttctctgcgttggaaaataacatagggtgttaagaaaaagatcatttactacctttcttccccacattgcttcccacgatatttctaatcgtagggagagggattgtaaggctttagccaattaaaaaaatgctccaaagactgccaaaattcactctactcattttacgctgccttttagctctatatataggtataacggcgccattacatattgaatgcgacaatgcgtgagtgggtcgtgcagcgccctgtgttaattgcgttacatattttaacgtgataaattaaaaaaagaaattaattactgccgttaacgggataaacttgataaccctaccttaagcctaagctaaagactctggatgagtgtaacatattatgtctgtaacgttaaatacaattagaaaacgattaaaaaaaaaaaaaatatatatatatatatatatatatatatatatgtatatatatatatatatatcgcgttaacgggcggtaattaatttttttaaattaatcacgttaaaatatttgatgcaattaacgcacatgtcccgctcagacagtattctgccttttggtaagttttacagcaaggctttttgtactgtctaacagcgaacccttgtggtcactttgcgacatggtttattgttttcttgccagttcaatatggctgcacgacatctcgggctgacgcctacgttgtaatgttgtgcttatatgatctttggacaagatttgtccgtaagtatggttgttgtaaagaatgtacatattatgttagtaagcgaaatgttacattttttgtaagagacactttttgtttatgttttgtgaacctgtatagcgtgctaagctaacgttgttgctaatgcaatgcttgtgtacttttttttgtagttttacgacggtctaaagaggacaatggtttgaggccattttattaataaatcagatgaaaaaggaagaagtctgattattaaggcgttgttcactagctgtctagctttggaaaaagtagacgcttcggagtgaggacagcatagacagatttaaatgacagtagagtgaaatgcccactacagtcctgatgtaccgtatgttgaatgtatatatccatcttgtgtcttatctttccattccaacaatttattttacataatatatactgtatataatttacagaaacatatggcatattttatagatggtttgaattgcgattaattgcgattaattacgattaattaatttttaagctgtaattaactaattaattttaatcgtttgacagccctaatatatatatatatattaaaaaaaaggcatgtccgatattttttgccgattccgatactttgaaaatgacttgatcgGAAACCCTAAcccgacatctctagttatgaATAAACTTCCACATCAGAAACTTTCACTTTCATCGAAACATGATTACTCGCTACCATTTCTCGCAAATCAAATTCATCAAATTCATTGGACTATCAAGGGCGGTTAATAAATTACGAGTAAACTCCCACCTCAGACACTTTCACTCTCCTTCAAATTGTCCATGTAGTCGTTTACGCCGGGACATTTGTGTTTGGTGACGTGTAACTTGCGCGTGAACTTTTTATGGCACACGTCGCAACCGAACGGTCTCTCGCCGGTGTGCGTCAGCCCGTGTCTCATCATGACGGCTTTGCTGACGAAGCCCTTGTTGCAAACGGGGCAGGTGAATGGTTTCTCGCCCGAGTGCCCTTTCATGTGCGCCGTCATGTTGCTCTTGCGGGAGAACCTTTTCGAGCACACGGGACAGGGGTGCAGTTTCTCGCCGACGTGCGTGCAATTGTGCTTCGACAGTTCCTTCCTGGTGTCGAAGGTGGCCGGGCAGGCTACGCAGGTGTACGGGGCCTCGCGGGCGTGTTCTTCCAAGTGCGTCAGCATGGTGTCCTTTAGGGTGAATCGTTGGTAGCAAACGGAACACCAGAAGGGTTTGTCTCCGGTGTGCGTGCGGGCGTGGCGCATCAATTGCCACTTGGTGGTGAACGCCCCATCGCACACGGTGCAGGTAAATGGCTTCTCGCCCGTGTGGGTTCGTGTGTGTAACACCATGTTGCCTTTGGTGGTGAAGCGCTTTTGACGAATGGCGCGCTTCTCTCTGGTGTGCATGCTGACGTGTCTTTTTAAGTTCGCTCTGGTGGAAAAGGTGCTGCCGCAGGTAGGGCAGGAGAAGGGTTTCTCGCCGGTGTGGCTCCTCAAGTGTGAGCGCAGGTTCTGACGGTGGCGGAAGGTTTGCGTGCACAGAGAGCAGTGGAAGGGTTTTTCCCTGGTGTGGCAGCGCAGGTGCGAGCGGAGGCAGTCGTGGCGGCTGAAGGTTTTCTCGCACGCCGGGCAGGAGAAGGGTTTTTCGCCCGTGTGGCTCTTCATGTGGCGGGTGAGAATCCCGCGGTTACTGAAGGTTTTACCGCATTCGGAACAAGGGAATTGTTTTTTGGCTTTTTTGGGGGCTTCGTCCGACGAGTGGGACGTGATGTCGTCGGATGAGCCGCCCTGAGACGGCCCGCCTTGGACGAAGTCGCCCGCGCAGCTCGGGCCGGCGTTGCCGTCGAGTTTGATCGGCTCGAGTTTGATTGGCTCGATTTTCAAGGGGAGGTTGGAAGACTCGGGGTTGACGCGGTCATCATTGGGAACGGTCCACTGGGGGTCGTCGTTGTCGTCTTCTTCTTTGACGTGTGGGAGTTCGGGGTCGTCCAGAGTGTTCATCTTCGGGTTAGGGGATGCTGGGGAAGCAAGAAGAGTGAAATATGAATGTAGCAGCAGTGGTAATATGCTAAGATAATTCGATGAATGTATGAATAAACTTTGTCAAAATTCTCAACAACTATTCTGTATTttgactcattgtctgccattgacggtgctcaatGTCCAATCTGTCCATCGATGGGACTGAAAGATGAGGATTCAGAGTCGGTCCTTTCAGTTTACATGAATTGGACGGCtaatgtcgtcaatggcaggcaatgagtcacAACTGAGCCTAAGACAGTAAAGATactaaattttaatttaaatgttgcatttttgtactgttttgtattattttattatattaaaaggtattttgaattttATAAAACCAGTAAacatattataaataaataaatatatattatatataacttttaaaaaaaattattttccttttttttttaaagtgtttttttcatgtatttttattttcgtacatttttaaacaaaaacaaaacagcattttttgttaggatttttattttattaaacaatatgttttttaaatcagtaagtatcatttttgtgttttgatctttcaagtttaaaaaaaaaaaagaaaactaagGAAACcattatcattaaaatgatttgtttttttttaattcagtaaaatatgtattttttgttttaatttttcaagtaaaaaaagttcacattgTTTTTAATGTAAACGAAGAATCATGTAAATTATtagaatttttattcatttgatttTTACTTTACTAATTAtactttttatattaaaactactaataaatatattttaaaatatatatttagattttaaattaaatgaaaatatttttttaattcagtaaaatatatattttttatttctgaaGTTAAAAACAGAGGGAAACTGTcaataaaattacaaaaaaatatatataattattaaatttatattctttttatttcttcatcaaaaatacattttacattaaaaaaacatttaatatatttttattttcatttttaaatgaaaacaaaacaaaaaaaggaaaccaCCCATGCATATTTGCTAATATTTGATAGTTCATAACTTTTCTTTTTCgcagtttaaaatttttttttttttttaaagatttgctTCCATGTTTTTTCAGAATCATCTCTAAgggccaaatatgtcaaaacacACAAGAAACGTGAAGCCACTAAGACTAAACTTAACATTTTGCTGGGGTCATTTTTATGAGCATTGTTATTAAAATTTAGCGTAACTTCCTACATAGGATTTTCGGCTTGATTACACTTTACAACACGATAATTTATTACATGGGTGGAACTCAAATGGCAGCGGCATCGTACGTCGTGACCGACTCGACCGCAGTAATGAAGTCCCGATTACTGTAAAACTTTTGAACGTTTAGGGATGTCTTACAGGTAACAATAGACGGACACtgtcattaaaatgtttttttctttttaaaaacaaaattataattactaaatttatattctttttattttttcatcaaaaatacattttacattaaaaaaaccatttaatatacttttattttcatttttaaatgaaaacacacacaaaaaaaaaaaaggaaaccacCGATGCATATTTGCCAATATTTGATAGTTCATAGCTTTTCCttttcgcagtttttttttttttttttttttaaagatttgctTCCATGTTTTTTCAAAATCATCTTTAAgggccaaatatgtcaaaaacacacaaaaaacgtgAAGCCAGTGAGACAAAACTTAACATTCTGTTGGGGTCAATTTTATGAGCGTTGTTATCGTTCGGGGTGTTTATCTTTGGGTGAAGGGACGCTGGGAAAGCAAAGAGATGGGGTGAAATATTAATATAGTATTTGAAAGAAGTGGTGCTTATATGCTAGGATTATtcgatggtatcggtgcaacactagttgaaatcaaatatatccgccgccGCTGTTTTCTTCTGGTACATatgtaaaagtagtccgggcaaaacatgatgcaatgagctggcaaaattacggtaaacgattccttgaggcgaataaaattactcggatcaatttttaaactcaagttactcgagcactcgtttcagctctacctaAAAGTAAacctgaaaagcaaaaaaatggggagttatcattcattttgcgtaaatatttcaagctaaagtatcgcaatttttttcccattcatttcattttttccacaacgtttcaaagtgcatgcatggtgctattataTATCgtaatcagtgttgtcagtaatgcgttactaacgcgttactgtaatctgattactttaacgcgttcatttttccaagataGTAAttcgattaaagttagtttccctagtgcaaacatgtccaaagtccggcccgggggccaaatgcggcccgtggacaaatttcatccggcccccagcctctgtcataaaatcaataacgtctggcccacacacagacttaatgcgaaagaatatattttattcatgcttataaaacacaattatCAACTGCTGTGAAGCTATATGCTTGCatgtgagacttttttgtgagaTTAGTTTCTGTGGACTCTTATCTAATGTTCACTCCCTTTCGTCCCAGCTACAGCTAAGTTCCCAAGGTCTGGAAAATTCCCAAGTCGAGCTGTAATAAGTTTCACTTctgtttcacagtaagcatcctGTTTTGAGGAACACCAAATAAGGAGAAGCAGTTAGAGCTGGCTCACTCTGAACTAACCAATTATCACGCACCACATACCCACTGTTATGACATGTTTTTGAccatgtgactttgtaaatgAAAAGGCTGCGGGCGCTTCAACAGGTGGGAAGACTTTAGCGAGGCCTAGCTTCGCATCTGCCAAAACCCCGTGTGCACGTTAAAACCTTGAGACTCGAGTGGTTTCTAACTGCAAATGGTTTTATCCCCGATGAGGTGGGAGGTTTTTCTCCTTGTGACTGTCATTTGAATAGAATACTCTGGGAGTTTTATTTCCtgacacttaataaattggtcagcagtactgctaccagcatatgaagtagcttacacgctgcttctcatttacccactaaaaggcagcagcactctaagcaacattaccccgtgtgaccctttactcccaattttctaaaatggcgacaatcaacaaaaaaaaagaaagttgactgagacgcccgacgcttcaaggataggtggaaattggactatttcttctctaaaatacgcaacaactgtgtctgcctcatttgctggttttaaagagttcaatgtgaggcgatattaccaaacaagacacgctgacatgtacgacaagattacagggaagatatgttgCTATAAATTGAaggtagtttaatttcacagcagcagtatttcgcaaacgCCTAAAATTTGAgtatgccacaaaggctagttgcgagattgttgaaattatgaatttaaaaaaataataaagcaaatgtgacacacacaatggcttgctaaaatttgcttaaatatattggtctacgtaaaggacgtcagccaaggtcggccccccacatttttaccacgccaaatctggccccctttgcaaaaagtttggacacccctgccctagtgcctgtgcattactattttgtttttgcctcataatgtatgtcattggagttgatttcatGACTAACTTAGtcattggagttgatttcaaccaccattgactcgcgctagcttagccaccccggagccctgaaactaacaactgacaaactgcacggaattttgttcaaatcaactccaacgactaaataaacccccgctaactccaagataaagcctaatgtcaaaaattctgaacttcccctttaaaataaagacctagctgttaggcctgcaagcaggactgaacgggccttcgcaatctagcgcaactcggacgtcacgcaactcggacagtgtgcaggtcagggtggtggcagatcatcctctcaaatttcatcgctctacgctgacagaccctaatgttataggccaattttaaaatttcaagggggcgccactgagccattttgttagatttttttgcaacgttgcaaaattatcgaaatttacaattttccgcacgtatgagcaaattttggtgacttttcatgcatgttcaggcctccaaattggccgttttcatttgccctgggaaaaaaaaaaaaaaaaaaaaaaaaaaaaaaaataatcctttgcaaaacaatagggccttcgcacgcttagtgctcgggccctaattaaacccccgctcacTCAAAgagtaagccttatgtgaaaaattcaattacatgcgatgacattttttgttgtcatttttatattgaggcagcaaaaagagaaaaattggtgaaaagtaactgttaagttacttttaaagtaacttagttactttgataataaagtaatcggtaaagtaactagattactttttttaggtgaaatcagtaattaaattacttttttaagtaatctgtgacaacaccgaTCGTTATTACCTAGAATCCTCCACCAAATCactttgagacactcctgcctgcttggatGCACTAAAACTTTCATCCCGTTTCCTCCTAAATCCGGCGTCTGTATGAgattatcgcagtgaaagctgccaCGATGCTGTTCCTGACCCGgcccccctacgggaagccgtggcgcaatatctgtaggagctgtcttgtcaactgatagtgaagtctatggctaggatgattggacaaatatataaatacattttctcAAATTTTCCAACAGCTATTTTGTCCCATTGTttgtcattgacggcgctagacgtccagtctattttgactgggactgTAAGATGagccagtccttccagtttaaatTTATTGGACAGCTAACGTCGTCGATGGCAGGCAATGCGTTAACATA
This window contains:
- the LOC130918658 gene encoding gastrula zinc finger protein XlCGF57.1-like, whose amino-acid sequence is MCKVGMLRELVQQRLNMAIQDIFQLFEQTLAEYKEELGRTKEENVRQRELLEAFLQPQVQLHAIDIQQVSVDTQKHEDGPSEHLHIKEETWSGRDEQSDCAAFTQVPGVSVKSEVGEAHQQHNKEADEEKPNTDDVMSRSFDGEPAQEPSVETSEEFASPNPKMNTLDDPELPHVKEEDDNDDPQWTVPNDDRVNPESSNLPLKIEPIKLEPIKLDGNAGPSCAGDFVQGGPSQGGSSDDITSHSSDEAPKKAKKQFPCSECGKTFSNRGILTRHMKSHTGEKPFSCPACEKTFSRHDCLRSHLRCHTREKPFHCSLCTQTFRHRQNLRSHLRSHTGEKPFSCPTCGSTFSTRANLKRHVSMHTREKRAIRQKRFTTKGNMVLHTRTHTGEKPFTCTVCDGAFTTKWQLMRHARTHTGDKPFWCSVCYQRFTLKDTMLTHLEEHAREAPYTCVACPATFDTRKELSKHNCTHVGEKLHPCPVCSKRFSRKSNMTAHMKGHSGEKPFTCPVCNKGFVSKAVMMRHGLTHTGERPFGCDVCHKKFTRKLHVTKHKCPGVNDYMDNLKESESV